A stretch of DNA from Apis cerana isolate GH-2021 linkage group LG8, AcerK_1.0, whole genome shotgun sequence:
aattcgttatttctataaaaatataaaattattcatataaaaatattgtaaaagttaaaaatgtatctcttgttgattttttaataatatgtacatatatactgaatgtttattttattagttgcCAGCATTTTTCTCTCaagcgataaatttaaaaaaaaaataaaaaaatttttaaatgaaaaaaatgctaGAAACTAATAGCGTGAACATCTTATATATACGCAAAATCattcatacatatacatatacaactcttagcaataataaaaatgtcattaatatatttcgttattaagaaaaagtgcaatttttaaatatgtagtaTAAaacttaatgttttattttaattctgttaatatgttttaatttctgatattttgtacattgtaaacaaataattattaattatcgtacATACTCaggttaataaaattaaggtaatattcgaacaataaaacttcagataataaaaaaaaataacaattaaaatttagtataatgaaaatatagggATAATCAACAAGAAGAAaagtaaaactttttatactattttattataattaaatacgaataattgGTATTTatcatacacatatataaaaagagtTTATCTCTGACTCAACAATGTGAATGTTCATttactatgaaaattaaatgatgtaattttcatataatattccaaTTGATAAAATGTTATACATTTTCATACAATAAAATGAAGTTTGTTCTTCCAtgttatattctttcatatttaccatctttatcattcttttaatatatgctaaaaaacaaaataattataaaaatgttactttttaaagaaaaatttaaaagaacacaagtctataataagaatatagaatataagcattcaaaaaaattaaaaagaaaaaaaaagattaaaaacatcaaaattatttcaaaaatatttattttttctaaatatatatttatattttttgttataaaatttaacaatttaataaatttaacaaatcaaattttgagCATCATTATAccagttatattattaatatgtacgtaaaattaattttaatatttaattatttatttcttgcatacatatatttctgcGATCTTACACACAtcggaatttttgaattaacaaCATTATTTGTTACATTAGTCCAGTCATAAAATacgttatttttacaatttatatcgcatatattattcttaaaatgctgtttatgataattatcgaTTACTTGATTTGCACGTTCCTTGTAAAGAGCACACTTTAAATTAGTTTCACTCAATTTTCTACAAATAGTAGATGGAATACAAGTAGACCGACCACATGTTTCTATTcgtttacttatatatttcttatcataATTCATATCTGTCATCATAGTTAACGTTTCTTTATCCGATCTTATTATTGCTTGATTTTCATTGCATTTGATCACTCGAACTAGTATAGGATCTCGTTTTTGAACACCTACGTTTACTCTTTCTCTTATATCTCTTGCTAAGCATGCAGAATCTTTGAACAATTGAGAATCACTTTGAATTTGTATGTCACGATGAAACGATCCATTAATACCAATATCTTTGCAATTCAAATAAGTGCAAACATTCTTATCTgtcattaaaaacttttttttcttgtccaatattaatgttttgtccattattttttgtttttcatcctGTTTTGTAATCGTAGATCGAAATATTggcataaatatttcttcagtcattatcaatttattgttACAGATAGAggtgtcaattttttttaaactaggTTTTTTTTGAACTCCTTgagaaaatgattttgtaCCTAATTTCTGATAGGATTCTTTCAATTCTTTGATATCTTTCAACTCTAACATCATGATATGACTTTTGATTGCTGACACCATTTTTGTTGGATTAATTAAACAGTTCTCTTTcggataatatttatgatcatcTGAAACTAATGCTtgttatattgcaaaaaataataaatttttattatgttctgAATGAATAAGTTTTCAATAAGTATTgtgttttgaattatttgtataacatGAATAATATGATGATAGGATaggaattatatcttataaaaatttaatttatgaatagatttaaatataatttcttctttttgaaaactaaaatgttaaaaacaatggtaatatacaaatatatacaaatagcaattttataaaaaaaaaagatatatataaaattatttattcaaaacatattaattataacttattcgctaaattatttaaaatccgataaactttaaaaaattcgaaaatgatttgaaaatctttgaaatcttCTTAGAGTTTATGTTTTATGCtaacaatgaataaaaatttatgttctagattataataattctataacttACAATcgatttgtttctttaatttccCACATTGCGTTTTCTCTTCatgtatgaataatatattctgcAAAAGTTGTTGTAAAAGTGACATCACGGAAGGATCTTCTTTACAaagatgtaatatattttgtggACACGTGTTTATTAAACATGAATCTTCAGATTCTTGTGttgttaattgaaataattttattaatacatataatattttaataaaatattacataatatataatattattcttatcatACTAATCAAAAtgcttactttttttttttacacaatgTTTCAAAtccatattttgaatatatgttaCAGAATTACATGACTTGGATTGAATTaaagatggaaatttttctttagaaatgCACTGTACAAAgttcgatttaaattgtttacttTCTTTTGTTACACAACCAATATTACGAATTTGGTGTATGGACATAGTAGTTCCAGTTTCTGTCATGTTTTGTAAAGATATATGACAAGTTAAATTTCCTCGTGATACAAAAATAGTAGTTTGAATTCCTTTCGAAATttgatctataatatttactaatacTTCTTTTGATTCtgtagaatttttcttatatttatcagtttgattttctttttgatcaatttgatttaaagtttgaagtgaaacagatttttttattccatctgTTATAGAAACTGTATTCTGTACttctttatcaatataattaatcgtattagtatctatttcgttttttttgaattgatgAATGTTTTCAGGAAAAACTTGTATTTCTTTCGTAgatgtttctaatttttcattctgtataaatttcatattttgaaaagcATTTTCTATAGCGagtgattttgattttaaagatttatttggatctgataaaattatttttagatgagTAGAAGCTTTTATGGTATCAAACtgcaatttatttgttattacgggaatatttatttgcattggTGTTTCTATATCATGTTTTGAACTCTTTCTAGAATCATTACTATATTGTACTTCTGCATTTGTATATGTCTttagattttgtttttcttttacagaTTCTACTGATGTTGATTtagattttgttattaaatttccattagATGTATGTTTTGGTAATTTTGGTAAAATTTCGGAATCTCCAGAataattcacatttttttttgaataatagatCGATAAATCAGTGTTGTTCAGAGATTGATAAGGCAGATCtagataaaatacataaatttaaattagctgcataaattatatttcttatatagtatgttttaataaaaaagaaatttcaaattatcatttcataattaaagaattaaatttgataaaattttcagataatttttattttataaaaaaatataaattaatttatgatatttatatgtacTATCACGTGTAACTTTGTCACATCCAGCACAATTAgtataaattccaaaaatgtctttattatattcagaacaagaagtataatttttttttgagttttcctcaatttctttatattttatatcttcccAACCACATAATGgacattttaaaaatggtgATTCATAattctcataattttttcttaaagaagaaatatcattAAGTTTAGAATCCATTGAAGTTTTTGAAACAAGCTCaggatattctaaaattataaaaagaaataaaacatttatttgttttattttaaaataattttttttacccaTTGTTTCAAACTCGGTATCTCTAGTTGGTTTTAAAAGTGATGTATGATCTTCTTTTCGGTCTGTTAAATAATTCTCCTTTGGTCTAAATTGTGAataaggaatatattttatttttttttcttttattattgtattcatgttatttttcttggtCAAATGAGATGGTTTTTCTACGGATTTGTTTCTCTGATCAtagtttttttcattgttaattctttttatgttaTCACTACTTAAGGATTTGGTTGTTTCTCGTTGCTGGACTTTTTCCTCGTCTGCGATTACTTTCATCAACATATCTGCTACTATGTTGTACCAGCAAAATGGTGATTTATATTCTTGTTGAGATTGTTGTAGAGTTTTGATCATCTTCATTTGCTCCATTTTATAtctgtatttatatacaataaaaatttgattttcatttctttttatatataattatataatataataatataaaattatatatataattatatataataattttaaatgtttatatataaatatttaaaaaataattaatttaaaaatatctcaaatattttcaataataaaacttaataattagtttttcacAACAAAtacagtttatatatttttattatgatctattacttttcattatttaaatgaaaagtaatagatttgattttttaaaatttagattaaacataattttttattttcaaaattatcagaagattataataattctaaacatgtaaattaacatataaaaaaaataatatataacatataaaaatagcttaatgaatttaattaaaaacaataaatattttaacttggatcatgataaatgaaaggatctgtatatttttttctcattcaataatatgaattatgagtattatataagatattaatatatatatataaatgaaacatttttggataaaatagattttaaagatCGATATAGAAGttagtatacaaaaatatcaattgaaatttatttataaatcataagcaatttaaatttatattaagaaacatGACATCATTCATCATTTCGTtttgttttcatatatttaagatgtttataatttaataaataagtttcaaccaatatttctttataccgacttttatgtttttttgatCTCTAGAATCGATCTTCCAAAgtgattctaaaaatatattaacatcttgtataatcattttattattataaaaacaaattacactcaatcataatattttttgttttctcgcTTATCTCTTCCACAATATTTATTACCAAAAATTCCGATCGTACATTACTTTTCTCTTATACTCTTGATTTGGTGCAAATAATCAATTACAGTAAAGCCAGGTATATTGAGgtcatcgattattttttgcaatgcCTTATTCTTCtcgtaacaattataataattcttatgatAAGGGTTCCAGAGGCATGGATATTGCtcgtattcttttaaaaaattaatcactaATTTCTCGTTCCATTTGGATGACATTttgtaataagaatatttttatcaacaaattttaatacaatatcacTGAAAAaacagtatatataattttatgtacatttataattttaaatctatccaCATAATAAAGTCAATTTTGGTTAAAGAATGCAACTGAATTTGATCGCGCGATACATCGAACGAAAGCATTTgtcaaatcattttatattattttattaacttccTTTTTGCAATTCTATGAATTAACATTATGATGTTatgttttacatattatatcttttacagattttttttttaattattagacaaatataaataattcgtaaatttttatttccattgttTACAATCGAAGTCATAAGAAGAATCGGTCTTAATTTTGATAACTGGAAGACCGCAGCTACAAGTAATTTCCTTATGTAATAGTGTACATTCACTACAAGTTGAAGATGTATAACAATCCAAATATCTTGATTTCATATTATCCAGACGTTCTTGAGCAATTAGATCTTGTATATGTTTCTCTAATTTAATAGCaacttctaaaaataaattatatattagtttaataattatctttataacatattagtattaatattcACCGAAACTTATATTTCGCAATTGAAATGCAATACTCTTGCCGAACATATCAAACTCATCGATTTTCCTTGCctctttaatatcattttctgtcaaaatataatctataccATCAATAtctttctgaaaattattttctatatttaatttaatttgtaaatgctCTAAATTAGATATTTGGATAGAACTTATACATTTTCGGatttatagaatagaatttttaatctgataataaaaatctatttaccggatcatttttcatcattatagTCATCAGATTTGCAGTGTTAGATTCATTTTCTATACACACTTGGCAAGTTGTACATGCAGTTTTGAAATAAGAGATTTCGGTTTGAGTTGCATGCTctgtattgatatttttcttggtATTATTAGCAACATCAATTCGagttattttttgcatatgtaaataatttttgcaatctGTAGGTTGCGAAGTAATAATTTCCTCATGTTCATCcgggataaaaaatttttctacttttctaaaagtgaagaaattttaatatattttatcataatatattaatgttatatattatcaatatgatacatatgatatatatgtaatatacatatatataataaataatataagttactTGATACGAGTACGaggtttaattatattcgatttatcACAATAACAAGTTGCatatgaataattacaatccttatttaatattctttgttcTACAGAATTTGAATGTATTCTGTATTGATCGCGTATTTCATCACAGTAGTTTCTAAATGTGTCTCTTTTATCatcatatttctaaatatgaaGTTAAttgttatgataaataaataaaattcttataatatattttattataattgaataatatacacCTCACAAGTATCACTATACGTTGCTATAAATGGAAAGAATAATTGGTGTACTATTGGAAACCAGCTCATTGTTGGACTGTAAAATTTCTCACAAGATATCGCAGCACTAATTTTAGACAATTCATAACAATATTGAGCTTTTACATAAGTAATCCTTTTGATACAATCACAAACTGTTAAACCACAAACGTTCATAGAATTCACGATCTCTTTGTAAGCTTTGTAACGATAtagtttatttctaaaatttgggTGAAAAGGATTTCTTAAACACTCGTGTTTACTATAAAGAGTTACTAATCTCAATGTTAAACTTTCGGTCCATGCAATTGGCatgataaattgttttaatcatTTGCAGCATAATCAGGTTATTTAATCTTTCACTTGTATTGATGCCACAATTTACATATCGTAAAAGCTTTGTGTTCACATCTTGAGCTCATACGAAAATTCTTAGCAAGAATTTCTGTGCTGAAAGAATGCGATGAGCGAATTGCGTTTagattatacattatacaagacaggttaaaaaaattattaaaatttagagaaatatatatgaaaaaaaaaaaaaaaaatgaaagaatagatGAAATATATAGTCTCCGTaactattgttttttttataaatgtatacataataaaataataaaatgaataattcataatataacacGAATAACGAGCAACATACaaagatcaaaaaatttatttagccATATTTGTTGTTAAAAGCATTATTATAACGTATCTtacagattaaattattttaaattatttttgcatgaaataaaaattatttttaaccatGAATTCAATGCAATATGTTTTTTGTTACAGACTAGAACCAGtgataaatagaatagaacaaaatttaaCACTTTGAagctaaatttttataacttattttcaatttgtttttcatattaaatattttgattttatggaaaatattattttaaattttaattaaactgaaTTATTAAAGTGCACTTGTAGCTTCAAAGTATCTAAACATGTGAATATATGATTCATATACAAttatgaatatgtataatttatcatatgttCAAT
This window harbors:
- the LOC107992581 gene encoding uncharacterized protein LOC107992581 isoform X2, translated to MEQMKMIKTLQQSQQEYKSPFCWYNIVADMLMKVIADEEKVQQRETTKSLSSDNIKRINNEKNYDQRNKSVEKPSHLTKKNNMNTIIKEKKIKYIPYSQFRPKENYLTDRKEDHTSLLKPTRDTEFETMGKKNYFKIKQINVLFLFIILEYPELVSKTSMDSKLNDISSLRKNYENYESPFLKCPLCGWEDIKYKEIEENSKKNYTSCSEYNKDIFGIYTNCAGCDKVTRDNLPYQSLNNTDLSIYYSKKNVNYSGDSEILPKLPKHTSNGNLITKSKSTSVESVKEKQNLKTYTNAEVQYSNDSRKSSKHDIETPMQINIPVITNKLQFDTIKASTHLKIILSDPNKSLKSKSLAIENAFQNMKFIQNEKLETSTKEIQVFPENIHQFKKNEIDTNTINYIDKEVQNTVSITDGIKKSVSLQTLNQIDQKENQTDKYKKNSTESKEVLVNIIDQISKGIQTTIFVSRGNLTCHISLQNMTETGTTMSIHQIRNIGCVTKESKQFKSNFVQCISKEKFPSLIQSKSCNSVTYIQNMDLKHCVKKKKSEDSCLINTCPQNILHLCKEDPSVMSLLQQLLQNILFIHEEKTQCGKLKKQIDYDHKYYPKENCLINPTKMVSAIKSHIMMLELKDIKELKESYQKLGTKSFSQGVQKKPSLKKIDTSICNNKLIMTEEIFMPIFRSTITKQDEKQKIMDKTLILDKKKKFLMTDKNVCTYLNCKDIGINGSFHRDIQIQSDSQLFKDSACLARDIRERVNVGVQKRDPILVRVIKCNENQAIIRSDKETLTMMTDMNYDKKYISKRIETCGRSTCIPSTICRKLSETNLKCALYKERANQVIDNYHKQHFKNNICDINCKNNVFYDWTNVTNNVVNSKIPMCVRSQKYMYARNK
- the LOC133666561 gene encoding uncharacterized protein LOC133666561, encoding MPIAWTESLTLRLVTLYSKHECLRNPFHPNFRNKLYRYKAYKEIVNSMNVCGLTVCDCIKRITYVKAQYCYELSKISAAISCEKFYSPTMSWFPIVHQLFFPFIATYSDTCEKYDDKRDTFRNYCDEIRDQYRIHSNSVEQRILNKDCNYSYATCYCDKSNIIKPRTRIKKVEKFFIPDEHEEIITSQPTDCKNYLHMQKITRIDVANNTKKNINTEHATQTEISYFKTACTTCQVCIENESNTANLMTIMMKNDPKDIDGIDYILTENDIKEARKIDEFDMFGKSIAFQLRNISFEVAIKLEKHIQDLIAQERLDNMKSRYLDCYTSSTCSECTLLHKEITCSCGLPVIKIKTDSSYDFDCKQWK
- the LOC107992581 gene encoding uncharacterized protein LOC107992581 isoform X1, whose protein sequence is MEQMKMIKTLQQSQQEYKSPFCWYNIVADMLMKVIADEEKVQQRETTKSLSSDNIKRINNEKNYDQRNKSVEKPSHLTKKNNMNTIIKEKKIKYIPYSQFRPKENYLTDRKEDHTSLLKPTRDTEFETMGKKNYFKIKQINVLFLFIILEYPELVSKTSMDSKLNDISSLRKNYENYESPFLKCPLCGWEDIKYKEIEENSKKNYTSCSEYNKDIFGIYTNCAGCDKVTRDNLPYQSLNNTDLSIYYSKKNVNYSGDSEILPKLPKHTSNGNLITKSKSTSVESVKEKQNLKTYTNAEVQYSNDSRKSSKHDIETPMQINIPVITNKLQFDTIKASTHLKIILSDPNKSLKSKSLAIENAFQNMKFIQNEKLETSTKEIQVFPENIHQFKKNEIDTNTINYIDKEVQNTVSITDGIKKSVSLQTLNQIDQKENQTDKYKKNSTESKEVLVNIIDQISKGIQTTIFVSRGNLTCHISLQNMTETGTTMSIHQIRNIGCVTKESKQFKSNFVQCISKEKFPSLIQSKSCNSVTYIQNMDLKHCVKKKKSEDSCLINTCPQNILHLCKEDPSVMSLLQQLLQNILFIHEEKTQCGKLKKQIDFSDDHKYYPKENCLINPTKMVSAIKSHIMMLELKDIKELKESYQKLGTKSFSQGVQKKPSLKKIDTSICNNKLIMTEEIFMPIFRSTITKQDEKQKIMDKTLILDKKKKFLMTDKNVCTYLNCKDIGINGSFHRDIQIQSDSQLFKDSACLARDIRERVNVGVQKRDPILVRVIKCNENQAIIRSDKETLTMMTDMNYDKKYISKRIETCGRSTCIPSTICRKLSETNLKCALYKERANQVIDNYHKQHFKNNICDINCKNNVFYDWTNVTNNVVNSKIPMCVRSQKYMYARNK
- the LOC107992581 gene encoding uncharacterized protein LOC107992581 isoform X3, translated to MEQMKMIKTLQQSQQEYKSPFCWYNIVADMLMKVIADEEKVQQRETTKSLSSDNIKRINNEKNYDQRNKSVEKPSHLTKKNNMNTIIKEKKIKYIPYSQFRPKENYLTDRKEDHTSLLKPTRDTEFETMEYPELVSKTSMDSKLNDISSLRKNYENYESPFLKCPLCGWEDIKYKEIEENSKKNYTSCSEYNKDIFGIYTNCAGCDKVTRDNLPYQSLNNTDLSIYYSKKNVNYSGDSEILPKLPKHTSNGNLITKSKSTSVESVKEKQNLKTYTNAEVQYSNDSRKSSKHDIETPMQINIPVITNKLQFDTIKASTHLKIILSDPNKSLKSKSLAIENAFQNMKFIQNEKLETSTKEIQVFPENIHQFKKNEIDTNTINYIDKEVQNTVSITDGIKKSVSLQTLNQIDQKENQTDKYKKNSTESKEVLVNIIDQISKGIQTTIFVSRGNLTCHISLQNMTETGTTMSIHQIRNIGCVTKESKQFKSNFVQCISKEKFPSLIQSKSCNSVTYIQNMDLKHCVKKKKSEDSCLINTCPQNILHLCKEDPSVMSLLQQLLQNILFIHEEKTQCGKLKKQIDFSDDHKYYPKENCLINPTKMVSAIKSHIMMLELKDIKELKESYQKLGTKSFSQGVQKKPSLKKIDTSICNNKLIMTEEIFMPIFRSTITKQDEKQKIMDKTLILDKKKKFLMTDKNVCTYLNCKDIGINGSFHRDIQIQSDSQLFKDSACLARDIRERVNVGVQKRDPILVRVIKCNENQAIIRSDKETLTMMTDMNYDKKYISKRIETCGRSTCIPSTICRKLSETNLKCALYKERANQVIDNYHKQHFKNNICDINCKNNVFYDWTNVTNNVVNSKIPMCVRSQKYMYARNK